Within Paenibacillus albicereus, the genomic segment AAAGCCCTCTTCCCCGCCCTGCGCATCGGCTACGCGATCGTGCCGCGCGCGCTCCAAAGCCGCTGGACGTACGCCCGCCATCATGCCGACGTCCAGAACCCCGCGTTCGATCAGGCGGTGCTCGCCGAGTTCCTCGCCGCCCGCAAGCTCGACCGCCACGTCGCCCGCATGCGGCGCCTGTACCGCGAGCGCCGGCAGGCGCTGCTGGACGCGCTGGCGGAGCAGTTCGGGGATCGCTGGCGCTGCTGGGGCGACGCGGCGGGGCTGCATCTGGCCGTCGAGTTTCCAGGACGCCGCTTCGGCGAGACGTTCCGCGAGCTCGCGCTGCTGCGCGGCATCCGCATCGCTCCGCTCGAGCAGCATTGCCTGCAGAAGGGCCGCCACGAGAGCAAGCTGCTGTTCGGCTACGGCCATCTCGAGCCGGAGGAGATCCGCGCGGGGATGCGGGCGCTGAAGGCGCTGCTGGACGAGGCCGAAGGCTGAGCTGAGCCGTCCCGCCCTGCGCGGCCGGAACGGAGCTCGCCGGAGGCGCGGGAACGGGCGCGATCCTCTCCGCTCCCGCCCCCACCCTGCGCTCCAAGGCGAAAAGCCAAAAAGCCGCCGGCCCTCCCGAAGGAGCGGCCGGCGGCCAAGAACAAGAAGAAGGGGTCGCCCCCGGGTCCGTCGATACGGTTCCCGGAGGCGGCCCCTTGCCGCGTTCACCACCCAATCCGGCCAGCCGGATCAGCCCTTGGACGCGCCGGACATCATGCCCTGCACGAGGAAGCGCTGCAGGAAGAAGAACAGCAGCGTGATCGGCACGGCGATCAGCACCGCGCCGGCGGCGAACAGCGTGAAGTTGCTGTTCTGGTAGGAGTTGACGAGATCCCACATGCCCACGGCGAGCGTCCAGTTCTCCTTCGTGCGCAGCACGAGGCGGGCGAAGATGAAGTCCACCCACGCGCCGGTGAACGTCGTCAGCGCGACGTACGTCAGCATCGGCTTGGACAGCGGCAGCATGATTTTCATGAATACCTGCAGGTGCGTCGCGCCGTCGATGCGGGCCGCCTCGTCGAGGCTGCGCGGAATCGTGTCGTAGAAGCCCTTGACGACGAAGCCGCCGAGCACCGAGCCCGCCGAGTAGACGAGGATGAGCGCCGCATGCGTGTCGAGCAGGTTGAGCTGCAGCAGGAAGATGAAGATCGCGATCATGCTCATGAAGCCCGGGAACATGCCGAGCACGAGCATCGTCGTGAGCATGTTCTTGCGGCCGCGGAAGCGGAAGCGGGACAGGGCGTACATGCTCAGCGTGATGAGGATCGTGGAGAAGATCATCGTCAGCGTCGCGATTTTGAGCGTGTTCAGGTACCAGCGGCCGTATTGGAAGCTCGGGTTGTTGAACAGCTCCTTGTAATGCGCGAGCGTGAACGCATCCGGGATCAGGGTTTCGCTGTACAGCGACGTGCCGGGCCGCAGCGAGGAGAGGAAGATCCAGAGCGCCGGATAGATCGCCGTGATCGCGATCGCGACCAGCAGGACGTACTTGAGCACGAGAAAGATCGTCGAGCGCGTTCTCATTGAATCATGTCCTCCTCTTTGAACGACCGCGTGCGCCTGTAGTTCCAGATGGAGAAGGACGCCACGATCAGGAATATGATGATGCCGATGGCCGAGGCCATGTTGAACTGGCTGTTGTTGAGCGTCAGCTTATACAGCCAGGTGACGAGCAGGTCGGTGCTGCCGGCGTACTGGTAGTTGCCGTTGACCGGATCGCCGTTGGTGAGCAGGAAGATGACGTTGAAGTTGTTGATGTTGCCCGCGAACGCCGTAATCAGGATCGGCGCGGTCGAGAACAGGATGAACGGCATCGTGATGATGCGGAACT encodes:
- a CDS encoding sugar ABC transporter permease, which codes for MRTRSTIFLVLKYVLLVAIAITAIYPALWIFLSSLRPGTSLYSETLIPDAFTLAHYKELFNNPSFQYGRWYLNTLKIATLTMIFSTILITLSMYALSRFRFRGRKNMLTTMLVLGMFPGFMSMIAIFIFLLQLNLLDTHAALILVYSAGSVLGGFVVKGFYDTIPRSLDEAARIDGATHLQVFMKIMLPLSKPMLTYVALTTFTGAWVDFIFARLVLRTKENWTLAVGMWDLVNSYQNSNFTLFAAGAVLIAVPITLLFFFLQRFLVQGMMSGASKG